The following proteins come from a genomic window of Sorghum bicolor cultivar BTx623 chromosome 3, Sorghum_bicolor_NCBIv3, whole genome shotgun sequence:
- the LOC8066609 gene encoding zinc finger CCCH domain-containing protein 2, giving the protein MMMMGEGVSVPPWTHHVPVSGVDVGGGDEMTPYLLAALRQYLPCNDAAAGAEADDEDAAAMAAGVDGYGCDEFRMYEFKVRRCARARSHDWTECPFAHPGEKARRRDPRKYHYSGTACPDFRKGGCKRGDNCDFAHGVFECWLHPARYRTQPCKDGTACRRRVCFFAHTPDQLRVLPTTQHQQSSPRGAAACSPLADSYDGSPLRRQAVESFRTKSIMSSSPTSTLMSPPKSPPSESPPLSPDGAAAFRRGSWPGVGSPVNDVLATLRQLRLSKANSSPSGGWGGYPASAVGYASPTAGGFYSLPTTPTTLATASGYMANMEPLDVSFCGDEEPVERVESGRALRTKVFERLSRDGAVSGDATAGISGPDVGWVSDLIN; this is encoded by the coding sequence ATGATGATGATGGGCGAGGGAGTGAGCGTGCCGCCGTGGACCCACCACGTCCCCGTGAGCGgcgtcgacgtcggcggcggcgacgagatgACGCCGTACCTGCTCGCGGCGCTGCGCCAGTACCTGCCGTGCAACGACGCCGCCGCTGGCGCCGAGGCGGACGACGAGGAcgcggccgccatggccgcgggCGTCGACGGCTACGGCTGCGACGAGTTCCGCATGTACGAGTTCAAGGTCCGCCGTTGCGCCCGCGCGCGCAGCCACGACTGGACCGAGTGCCCCTTCGCGCACCCGGGGGAGAAGGCCCGCCGCCGCGACCCGCGCAAGTACCACTACTCCGGCACCGCCTGCCCGGACTTCCGCAAGGGCGGGTGCAAGCGCGGCGACAACTGCGACTTCGCGCACGGCGTCTTCGAGTGCTGGCTCCACCCGGCGCGCTACCGCACCCAGCCCTGCAAGGACGGCACCGCCTGCCGCCGCCGGGTCTGCTTCTTCGCCCACACCCCGGACCAGCTGCGGGTGCTGCCCACCACGCAGCATCAGCAGTCCAGCCCCCGCGGCGCCGCGGCGTGCTCCCCGCTCGCCGACTCCTACGACGGCTCCCCGCTGCGGCGCCAGGCGGTCGAGAGCTTCCGCACCAAGAGCATCATGTCCTCGTCGCCGACCAGCACCCTCATGTCGCCGCCCAAGTCGCCGCCGTCGGAGTCCCCGCCATTGTCGCCGGACGGGGCCGCCGCGTTCCGCCGCGGGTCCTGGCCGGGCGTGGGGTCCCCCGTCAACGACGTGCTCGCCACACTCCGCCAGCTCCGCCTCAGCAAGGCGAACTCGTCCCCGTCGGGCGGGTGGGGCGGCTACCCGGCATCCGCGGTCGGCTACGCATCGCCCACGGCGGGTGGGTTCTACAGCCTGCCAACCACGCCGACAACCCTGGCCACCGCCTCCGGCTACATGGCCAACATGGAGCCGCTTGACGTCAGCTTCTGCGGCGACGAGGAGCCTGTGGAGAGGGTGGAGTCCGGGCGGGCCCTCCGCACCAAGGTGTTCGAGCGGCTCAGCAGGGATGGCGCTGTTTCCGGCGACGCCACCGCCGGAATCAGTGGCCCTGACGTCGGGTGGGTCTCCGACCTCATCAACTGA